A part of Mycolicibacterium sp. TUM20985 genomic DNA contains:
- a CDS encoding DEAD/DEAH box helicase, with translation MTEITTNTTDSLTPDIDVIVEAPEAAPLTTTFAELGVREEIVRALAEGGIEHTFAIQELTLPLALTGNDLIGQARTGMGKTFAFGVPLLHRIVTDETRPLTGIPRALIVVPTRELCLQVYDDLANAAKYLEVGDRKLSVTSIYGGRPYEAQIEALEKGVDVVVGTPGRLLDLAQQGRLQLGGLSVLVLDEADEMLDLGFLPDIERILKQIPTDRQAMLFSATMPDPIITLARTFMNQPTHIRAEAPHSAATHENTKQHAFRAHALDKVEMVARILQADGRGATMIFTRTKRTAQKVADELVERGFKVGAVHGDLGQAAREKALKGFRNGDVDVLVATDVAARGIDIDDITHVINYQIPEDEQAYVHRIGRTGRAGKTGIAVTLVDWDELPRWTMIDKALGLDNPDPVETYSNSPHLHAELNIPTDATGSIGKATRSTEPRDRPKRESREGDKRDGDRPARSRDRSRQRTRGGSTGTGHVEGTEASPVDNAPVDAEGAPAGDGTGPAKRRRRRRRPNSNSAAPAAG, from the coding sequence ATGACTGAAATCACCACGAACACCACCGATTCCTTGACCCCGGACATCGACGTGATCGTCGAAGCGCCCGAGGCCGCTCCCCTGACCACCACGTTCGCCGAGCTCGGCGTGCGCGAGGAGATCGTCCGCGCACTGGCCGAGGGCGGTATCGAACACACCTTCGCGATCCAGGAACTCACGCTGCCGCTCGCCCTGACCGGCAACGACCTGATCGGGCAGGCCCGCACCGGCATGGGCAAGACCTTCGCCTTCGGCGTTCCCCTGCTGCACCGCATCGTCACCGACGAGACGCGTCCGCTCACGGGAATCCCCCGCGCGCTGATCGTCGTGCCCACCCGCGAGCTCTGCCTGCAGGTCTACGACGACCTCGCCAACGCCGCGAAATACCTCGAGGTGGGCGATCGCAAGCTGTCGGTCACCTCCATCTACGGCGGACGTCCGTACGAGGCGCAGATCGAAGCGCTGGAGAAGGGTGTCGACGTCGTCGTCGGCACGCCGGGCCGTCTGCTGGACCTTGCGCAGCAGGGTCGCCTGCAGCTGGGCGGGCTGTCGGTGCTGGTGCTCGACGAGGCCGACGAGATGCTCGACCTGGGCTTCCTGCCCGATATCGAGCGCATCCTCAAGCAGATCCCGACCGACCGGCAGGCGATGCTGTTCTCGGCGACCATGCCCGACCCGATCATCACGCTGGCCCGCACGTTCATGAACCAGCCGACGCACATCCGTGCCGAGGCACCGCACTCCGCGGCCACCCACGAGAACACCAAGCAGCACGCCTTCCGCGCCCACGCCCTCGACAAGGTCGAGATGGTGGCACGCATCCTGCAGGCCGACGGGCGCGGCGCGACGATGATCTTCACCCGCACCAAGCGCACCGCCCAGAAGGTCGCCGACGAGCTCGTCGAGCGCGGCTTCAAGGTCGGCGCCGTCCACGGTGACCTCGGCCAGGCGGCCCGCGAAAAGGCGCTCAAGGGTTTCCGCAACGGTGACGTCGACGTGCTGGTCGCCACCGACGTCGCGGCCCGCGGCATCGACATCGATGACATCACCCACGTGATCAACTACCAGATCCCCGAGGACGAGCAGGCCTACGTGCACCGCATCGGCCGCACGGGCCGCGCGGGCAAGACCGGTATCGCCGTCACCCTCGTCGACTGGGACGAACTCCCCCGCTGGACGATGATCGACAAGGCGCTGGGACTCGACAATCCCGATCCCGTCGAGACCTACTCGAACTCGCCGCACCTGCACGCCGAACTCAACATCCCCACCGACGCCACCGGATCCATCGGCAAGGCCACCCGCTCCACGGAGCCCCGGGACCGGCCGAAGCGCGAATCGCGAGAGGGCGACAAGCGCGACGGCGACCGGCCTGCCCGCAGCCGGGACCGTAGCCGCCAGCGCACCCGCGGCGGCAGTACGGGCACCGGACACGTGGAAGGCACCGAGGCCAGCCCGGTCGACAATGCACCCGTCGACGCCGAGGGCGCGCCCGCCGGCGACGGCACCGGGCCCGCCAAGCGCCGCCGGAGGCGCCGTCGTCCCAACTCGAACTCCGCCGCTCCGGCGGCCGGCTGA